Proteins encoded within one genomic window of Granulicella pectinivorans:
- a CDS encoding glycoside hydrolase family 28 protein: MPTQSAALRTAPKTALRNTFQTIFLALAVTATAQAQTDVNNPRTYGAKGDGTTLDTAALQRALDTAAANHAPVHLTPGTYLTGSLFLPTGTVLDIPEGTALIGSEHLEDYKQIPTRIAGIEMTWPAALINVRDAQNVTITGKGIIDGDGPIWWKSYWDLRKGYEPRGLRWASDYDAQRPRLMLIQNSSQIKLGGGITLKRSGFWTVQILYSNNVAIDGLTIRNNEGGKGPSTDGIDIDSSHDITVAHADIDVNDDALCLKAGRDSDGLRVNRPTYNIVLRDSIIRHGAAAVTIGSETSGGFRNIEAYNLTALSGVGSGVLIKSAHTRGGWADDIRFHDMTFEGVAIPIHVTMNWNPSYSYATIPANIDPKTVPPYWTVLTTHVPDDKGLPHFKNVHIWNIHATGAKTAIQVAAYPNATLDNFKIDHVDIQAQTAGTIADAKDWKLENNKIQTTDGSTVKLLAPGATPTKEGTAFGDK; encoded by the coding sequence ATGCCGACGCAGTCCGCAGCCCTAAGAACCGCCCCGAAGACCGCCTTGCGCAACACGTTCCAAACTATATTTTTAGCCCTCGCCGTCACCGCCACCGCCCAAGCCCAGACCGACGTCAACAACCCACGCACCTACGGAGCCAAAGGCGACGGCACCACCCTCGATACCGCCGCCCTCCAGCGCGCCCTCGACACCGCAGCCGCCAACCACGCCCCCGTCCACCTCACCCCCGGAACCTACCTCACCGGCTCCCTCTTCCTCCCCACCGGGACCGTCCTCGACATCCCCGAAGGCACCGCCCTCATCGGCTCCGAGCATCTCGAAGACTACAAACAGATCCCCACCCGCATCGCCGGCATCGAGATGACCTGGCCCGCCGCCCTCATCAACGTCCGCGACGCCCAAAACGTCACCATCACCGGCAAAGGCATCATCGACGGCGACGGTCCCATCTGGTGGAAGTCCTACTGGGATCTCCGCAAAGGCTACGAGCCCCGCGGCCTCCGCTGGGCCTCCGACTACGACGCCCAGCGCCCCCGCCTGATGCTCATCCAGAACTCCTCGCAGATCAAGCTAGGCGGAGGCATCACCCTCAAGCGCTCCGGCTTCTGGACCGTCCAGATCCTGTACTCCAACAACGTAGCCATCGACGGACTCACCATCCGCAACAACGAGGGCGGCAAAGGCCCATCCACCGACGGCATCGACATCGACTCCTCCCACGACATCACCGTCGCCCACGCCGACATCGACGTCAACGACGACGCCCTCTGCCTCAAGGCCGGCCGCGACTCCGACGGCCTCCGCGTCAACCGCCCCACCTACAACATCGTCCTGCGCGACTCCATCATCCGCCACGGAGCCGCCGCCGTCACCATCGGCTCCGAGACCAGCGGCGGCTTCCGCAACATCGAGGCCTACAACCTCACCGCCCTCTCCGGCGTAGGCTCCGGAGTCCTCATCAAATCCGCCCACACCCGCGGCGGCTGGGCCGACGACATCCGCTTCCACGACATGACCTTCGAAGGCGTAGCCATCCCCATCCACGTCACCATGAACTGGAACCCCAGCTACTCCTACGCCACCATCCCCGCCAACATCGACCCCAAAACCGTCCCTCCCTACTGGACCGTCCTCACCACCCACGTCCCCGACGACAAGGGCCTGCCCCACTTCAAGAACGTCCACATCTGGAACATCCACGCCACCGGCGCGAAGACCGCGATCCAGGTCGCCGCCTATCCCAACGCCACCCTCGACAACTTCAAGATCGACCACGTCGACATCCAGGCCCAGACCGCCGGCACCATCGCCGACGCCAAAGACTGGAAACTGGAAAACAACAAGATCCAAACCACCGACGGAAGCACAGTAAAGCTACTCGCCCCCGGAGCCACCCCCACCAAGGAGGGCACAGCCTTCGGCGACAAGTAG
- a CDS encoding glycosyl hydrolase, with protein sequence MKMLASAQNRVPHISLLRCGLAAAALSIAAISPAQTLRNEFLNPPAAARPMVRWWWFGAAVTKPEILNELQQMKQDGIGGAELAFVYPEVLDDPAKGVKNLPFLSKEMLEAVTYAQAEGRKLGLRIDVTLCSGWPYGGPDTTLEEASTRLKVLEFALPPGQNEPPMVKLQDGDVILSKVVVPGEPKHWHVGPVDPAGPRTGLIFVQSHTRQQVKRAAVGAEGYVLDPFSKQAVATHLAKVGEPLVKAFGATPPYAIFSDSLEAYGADWTPRLPEEFKKRRGYDLIPHLPELAAGGTPAAEKVRHDYGRTLTELVDENYLTQINDWAKAHGTKFRSQTYGEPAVSLASQRLVALPEGEGPQWRAFSTLRWATSANHLFGNNVTSGETFTWLHSPVFRATPLDMKAEADIDFIMGENQLIFHGWPYSPPASQLTPGDPGWSLYAAAVFNDHNPWHPVMPAVTEYITRISALLRQGQPANQVAILLPTDDAWAQFAPGKATITGIMTKLLPPDLIPTILSAGYNFDFTDADTINRLGIHHQILVIPPTDRIPTETAKKIAAYAAAGGKVIAVGHLPRLTAEGAPLTTSTDEMALIPDAASLAKALPNAAAPDLQWKGTDDATKNVLGFIRRKLPNADIYFVANTSNAALDTQVSFNTTRKYAQQIDPDSTASIPASASNQALHLAPYESRIFLFSDAKPGTTPGAPHPASGMWISTEPTRQLSDLAADWHVTFPTLNKSIAEPTLTDWTADPATKNYSGEAIYTKDFTLTSTPKTPVFLEVEGGHALPGNPTTNPEHPALLPNGLPDPRVTRPGPGMHAFYEGPIREAALVVINGQQAGALWHPPYRLDVTKFLKPGQNKIEIHVYNTALNAWAGIPPHDYKPLIEKYGDRFQMQDLQKVQTIPSGILGKIHLVTQ encoded by the coding sequence ATGAAGATGCTCGCAAGCGCACAAAACCGGGTGCCCCACATCTCGCTTCTGAGATGTGGGCTCGCCGCCGCCGCCCTTTCCATCGCCGCCATCTCCCCGGCTCAAACTCTCCGCAACGAGTTCCTCAACCCACCCGCCGCCGCCCGCCCCATGGTCCGCTGGTGGTGGTTCGGAGCCGCCGTCACCAAACCCGAAATCCTCAACGAGCTCCAACAGATGAAGCAAGACGGTATCGGCGGAGCCGAACTCGCCTTCGTCTACCCCGAGGTCCTCGACGACCCGGCGAAGGGCGTCAAGAACCTCCCCTTCCTCTCGAAAGAGATGCTCGAAGCCGTCACCTACGCCCAGGCCGAGGGCCGCAAACTAGGCCTCCGCATCGACGTGACGCTCTGCTCCGGCTGGCCCTACGGCGGCCCCGACACCACCCTCGAAGAGGCCTCCACCCGCCTCAAGGTCCTCGAGTTCGCCCTTCCTCCCGGCCAGAACGAGCCCCCCATGGTCAAGCTCCAGGACGGCGACGTCATCCTCTCGAAGGTCGTCGTCCCCGGCGAACCCAAACACTGGCACGTAGGCCCTGTCGACCCCGCCGGGCCCCGGACCGGCCTCATCTTCGTCCAGTCCCACACCCGTCAGCAGGTCAAGCGAGCAGCCGTAGGAGCCGAAGGCTACGTCCTCGACCCCTTCTCGAAACAGGCCGTCGCCACCCATCTAGCCAAGGTCGGCGAGCCCCTCGTCAAAGCCTTCGGCGCCACGCCCCCCTACGCCATCTTCTCCGACTCCCTCGAAGCCTACGGAGCCGACTGGACCCCGCGCCTCCCCGAAGAATTCAAAAAGCGCCGAGGCTACGACCTCATCCCCCACCTGCCGGAGTTGGCGGCAGGCGGAACGCCCGCCGCAGAGAAAGTCCGCCACGACTACGGCCGCACCCTTACCGAGCTGGTCGACGAAAACTACCTCACCCAGATCAACGACTGGGCCAAAGCCCACGGCACGAAATTCCGCTCCCAGACCTATGGCGAGCCGGCAGTCTCCCTGGCCTCGCAACGCCTCGTCGCTCTCCCCGAGGGCGAAGGCCCCCAGTGGCGCGCCTTCTCCACCCTCCGCTGGGCCACCAGCGCCAACCACCTCTTCGGCAACAACGTTACCTCGGGCGAAACCTTCACCTGGCTCCACTCCCCCGTCTTCCGAGCCACGCCCCTCGACATGAAGGCCGAGGCCGACATCGACTTCATCATGGGCGAGAACCAGCTCATCTTCCACGGCTGGCCCTACTCCCCACCCGCCTCCCAGCTCACCCCCGGCGACCCCGGCTGGAGCCTCTACGCCGCCGCCGTCTTCAACGATCACAACCCCTGGCACCCCGTCATGCCCGCCGTCACCGAGTACATCACCCGCATCTCGGCGCTCCTCCGCCAGGGCCAGCCCGCCAACCAGGTAGCCATCCTCCTCCCGACGGACGACGCCTGGGCACAATTCGCCCCCGGCAAGGCCACCATCACCGGCATCATGACCAAGCTCCTCCCCCCGGACCTGATCCCAACCATCCTCTCCGCCGGCTACAACTTCGACTTCACCGACGCCGACACCATCAATCGCCTCGGCATCCACCACCAGATCCTCGTCATCCCCCCCACCGACCGCATCCCCACCGAGACCGCGAAAAAGATCGCCGCCTACGCCGCTGCCGGAGGCAAGGTCATCGCCGTAGGCCATCTGCCCAGACTCACCGCGGAAGGCGCCCCCCTCACCACCAGCACCGACGAGATGGCCCTCATCCCCGACGCAGCCAGCCTCGCCAAAGCCCTCCCCAACGCAGCCGCACCGGATTTGCAGTGGAAAGGCACCGACGACGCCACAAAGAACGTTCTCGGCTTCATCCGCCGCAAGCTCCCCAACGCCGACATCTACTTCGTAGCCAATACCAGCAACGCCGCTCTGGACACGCAGGTCTCCTTCAACACCACCCGCAAGTACGCCCAGCAGATCGACCCCGACAGTACCGCGTCCATCCCTGCATCGGCCTCGAACCAAGCCCTCCACCTGGCCCCCTACGAATCCCGCATCTTCCTCTTCTCCGACGCCAAGCCGGGTACGACCCCGGGTGCCCCACATCCCGCATCTGGGATGTGGATTTCCACCGAACCCACCCGGCAGCTCTCCGATCTCGCCGCCGACTGGCACGTAACATTCCCCACCCTCAACAAGTCCATCGCCGAGCCAACCCTCACCGACTGGACCGCCGACCCCGCCACCAAAAACTACTCCGGCGAAGCCATTTACACCAAAGACTTCACGCTCACCTCCACGCCGAAAACTCCGGTCTTCTTAGAAGTCGAAGGCGGCCACGCCCTACCCGGCAACCCCACCACCAACCCCGAGCACCCCGCCCTCCTCCCCAACGGCCTACCCGACCCCAGGGTCACCCGCCCCGGCCCAGGCATGCACGCCTTCTACGAGGGCCCCATCCGCGAAGCCGCCCTCGTCGTCATTAACGGCCAACAGGCCGGAGCCCTCTGGCACCCCCCCTACCGTCTCGACGTAACAAAGTTCCTAAAGCCCGGCCAAAATAAGATCGAGATCCACGTCTACAACACGGCCTTGAACGCCTGGGCCGGCATCCCCCCGCACGACTACAAACCCCTCATCGAGAAGTACGGAGACCGCTTCCAGATGCAGGACCTACAAAAGGTCCAAACCATCCCCTCCGGCATACTCGGCAAAATCCACCTCGTCACCCAATAG
- a CDS encoding glycoside hydrolase family 35 protein yields MKRILLACALAIAALPAIQPANAEKPHTLATQGDHFTLDGKPFQIVSGELHYARIPREYWHARLKMARAMGLNTIATYVFWNVHEPTPGHFDFSGQYDLAAFLKAAQEEGLYVILRAGPYACAEWEFGGFPSWLLKDPRMSTALRTNDPAFMVPAERFITRLAQETSPLLAVHGGPILAVQVENEYGNFGNEKAYMAHMLQIFQSTGFKDALLYTVDPSKALANGSLPGILAGVNFGTGNAQPALAKLAALRPGQVLFATEYWPGWFDLFGHPHETRPLAPQLKDIDYVLSHNGSINIYMFHGGTSFGMMAGASASTGNYRGNVTSYDYDAPLDEAGHPTPKFFAYRDLILKYTHEKPLPVPAIPDVIAIPPFTLSKSIPALSPLPKPIDSATPLSMEQVGQDYGYILYRTFLPNPAHGTLDLGPVHDYAQVYLDGVLTGTLDRHYNQTSLPITTTRQATLDILVENTGRLNSTKHMREEWKGIRSATLDGTSLTGWQIYSFPFHTPPPTNLPMETRHLEVQLRGPHIASGTFTLTQTGDTFLDISALGKGVLWINGHPLGRFWNIGPQDTLYVPAPWLKKGRNEVILFDLFPAKPGVTLAGLTKPILDGPTPTYATDPERKKKEAADAEFGPKLAAPAPPKE; encoded by the coding sequence ATGAAACGCATCCTCCTTGCCTGCGCCCTTGCCATCGCCGCCCTTCCAGCCATCCAGCCCGCCAACGCCGAGAAGCCCCATACCCTCGCCACCCAAGGCGATCACTTCACCCTCGACGGCAAGCCCTTCCAGATCGTCTCCGGCGAGCTCCACTACGCCCGCATCCCCCGCGAGTACTGGCACGCCCGCCTCAAGATGGCCCGCGCCATGGGCCTCAACACCATCGCCACCTACGTCTTCTGGAACGTCCACGAGCCCACACCCGGCCACTTCGACTTCTCCGGCCAGTACGACCTCGCCGCCTTCCTCAAGGCCGCCCAGGAAGAAGGCCTCTACGTCATCCTCCGCGCCGGCCCCTACGCCTGCGCCGAGTGGGAGTTCGGCGGCTTCCCCTCCTGGCTCCTCAAAGACCCGCGCATGTCCACCGCCCTGCGTACCAACGACCCAGCCTTCATGGTCCCCGCCGAAAGGTTCATCACCCGCCTCGCCCAGGAAACCTCCCCACTGTTAGCCGTCCACGGAGGCCCTATCCTCGCCGTGCAGGTCGAAAACGAGTACGGCAACTTCGGCAATGAAAAGGCCTACATGGCCCACATGCTCCAGATCTTCCAGAGCACCGGCTTCAAGGACGCCCTCCTCTACACCGTCGACCCCTCCAAGGCCCTCGCCAATGGAAGCCTCCCCGGCATCCTCGCCGGCGTCAACTTCGGCACCGGCAACGCCCAGCCCGCGCTCGCGAAACTCGCCGCCCTCCGCCCCGGCCAGGTCCTCTTCGCCACCGAGTACTGGCCCGGATGGTTCGATCTCTTCGGCCACCCCCACGAGACCCGCCCCCTCGCCCCCCAGCTCAAGGACATCGACTACGTCCTCTCCCACAACGGGTCCATCAACATCTACATGTTCCATGGCGGCACCAGCTTCGGCATGATGGCCGGAGCCAGCGCCAGCACCGGCAACTATCGCGGCAACGTCACCAGCTACGACTACGACGCCCCCCTCGACGAAGCCGGCCACCCCACCCCCAAGTTCTTCGCCTACCGCGACCTCATCCTCAAGTACACCCACGAAAAACCCCTCCCCGTCCCCGCCATTCCCGACGTCATCGCCATCCCGCCCTTCACTCTCTCAAAGTCCATCCCTGCTCTCTCCCCTTTGCCGAAGCCCATCGACTCCGCAACACCACTCTCCATGGAACAAGTAGGCCAGGACTACGGCTACATCCTGTACCGAACATTCCTCCCGAACCCCGCTCACGGAACCCTCGATCTAGGCCCCGTTCACGACTACGCGCAGGTCTACCTCGACGGCGTCCTCACCGGCACCCTCGACCGCCACTACAACCAGACCTCTCTCCCCATCACCACAACCCGCCAAGCCACCCTCGACATACTCGTCGAAAATACCGGTCGCCTCAACTCGACCAAACACATGCGTGAAGAGTGGAAGGGCATCCGGTCTGCCACGCTCGATGGCACTTCACTCACCGGCTGGCAGATCTACTCCTTCCCCTTCCACACGCCGCCGCCCACCAACCTGCCGATGGAAACGCGGCATCTCGAAGTGCAGCTCCGCGGCCCTCACATTGCCTCAGGCACCTTCACCCTCACGCAAACCGGCGACACCTTCCTCGACATCTCCGCCCTCGGCAAGGGCGTCCTCTGGATCAACGGCCACCCACTCGGCCGCTTCTGGAACATAGGCCCCCAGGACACCCTCTATGTCCCCGCTCCCTGGCTCAAGAAGGGCCGCAACGAAGTCATTCTCTTCGACCTCTTTCCCGCCAAGCCCGGAGTCACCCTTGCCGGCCTCACCAAGCCCATCCTCGACGGCCCCACCCCCACCTACGCCACCGACCCCGAGCGTAAGAAGAAGGAAGCCGCCGACGCCGAGTTCGGCCCCAAGCTAGCCGCCCCTGCACCCCCCAAGGAGTAA
- a CDS encoding DHA2 family efflux MFS transporter permease subunit: MSGQDNGLGWVPSHNPWAVAMTVTLATFMEVLDTSIANVALPHIAGSLGASSEEATWVLTSYLVASAVVLPISGWLSNRFGRKRFYMTCVALFTVCSVLCGLAPSLPILILARIMQGAGGGGLAPSEQAILADTFPIEKRGQAFAMYGVAVVVAPAIGPTLGGWITDNFNWHWIFFINLPIGLLSLYLSNRMVEDPPHLKVRREAAKKAKVDFVGLGLVALGVGFLEFTLDKGQEKDWFGDPWIRLFATLAVVLLISFAVWEWRHEDPIVDLKLLKNRNFGTAVFLQLILGMVLFGSTVLIPQYLQGLLGYTAEQAGKVLSPAGFVMMAMMAVAGRSLGKMDPRIMVALGYMATAAGIYNLTRLDLNSSFGTVTLWRALQVIGLPFVFIPISTLNYVGVPPSKTNQISSLSNFARNLGGSAGTALLTTYLARSGQVRQQALGAHVIPGSVPYRIYMANMMTMLQSAGMSAGQASSTAVGMAYREMQRQASMLAYKNAFFILSVVILSLVPLPFIMRLPAKKVKLDPEAMGH, translated from the coding sequence ATGAGCGGACAGGATAACGGGTTGGGCTGGGTGCCTAGTCACAACCCGTGGGCCGTGGCGATGACGGTAACACTCGCCACCTTTATGGAAGTACTGGATACGTCGATCGCGAATGTGGCGCTGCCGCATATTGCGGGGTCTCTGGGCGCGAGCTCGGAGGAGGCGACGTGGGTGTTGACGAGCTACCTTGTGGCGTCGGCGGTGGTGCTGCCGATCTCGGGATGGCTCTCGAACCGCTTCGGGCGCAAGCGTTTTTACATGACGTGCGTGGCGCTGTTTACGGTGTGCTCGGTGCTGTGCGGTCTTGCGCCTTCACTGCCGATCCTGATTCTTGCGCGTATCATGCAGGGGGCTGGCGGCGGCGGCCTTGCTCCGAGTGAGCAGGCGATTCTGGCCGACACCTTCCCGATCGAGAAGCGGGGTCAGGCGTTCGCGATGTATGGCGTGGCGGTCGTGGTTGCGCCTGCTATTGGGCCTACGCTGGGCGGATGGATTACGGACAACTTCAACTGGCACTGGATCTTCTTTATCAATTTGCCGATCGGTTTGTTGTCACTGTATCTGAGCAACCGGATGGTTGAGGATCCACCGCATTTGAAGGTGCGGCGCGAGGCGGCGAAGAAGGCCAAGGTGGACTTCGTGGGTCTTGGTCTGGTGGCGCTGGGCGTCGGCTTCCTGGAGTTTACGCTGGACAAGGGACAGGAGAAGGATTGGTTTGGCGATCCGTGGATTCGCCTCTTCGCTACGCTGGCCGTTGTGCTCCTGATCTCCTTTGCGGTGTGGGAGTGGCGGCATGAAGACCCCATCGTCGACCTGAAGCTGTTGAAGAACCGCAACTTCGGCACAGCGGTGTTTCTGCAGCTCATTCTGGGGATGGTGCTGTTCGGGAGCACGGTGCTGATCCCGCAGTATCTGCAGGGACTGCTTGGGTATACGGCGGAGCAGGCAGGGAAGGTGCTTTCGCCGGCCGGTTTTGTGATGATGGCCATGATGGCGGTTGCGGGCAGATCGCTGGGGAAGATGGATCCGCGCATCATGGTGGCGTTGGGATATATGGCGACTGCGGCGGGAATCTATAACCTGACGCGGCTTGATCTGAACTCATCGTTTGGGACGGTGACGCTGTGGCGCGCGCTCCAGGTGATCGGGTTGCCGTTTGTGTTTATCCCGATCAGTACGTTGAACTATGTCGGCGTGCCGCCCAGCAAGACCAACCAGATCTCCTCGCTGTCGAACTTCGCCAGGAATCTGGGCGGCAGTGCGGGAACGGCGCTGCTGACGACGTATCTGGCGCGCAGCGGGCAGGTGAGGCAGCAGGCTTTGGGAGCGCATGTGATTCCGGGCAGCGTGCCGTACCGCATCTACATGGCGAACATGATGACCATGCTGCAGTCGGCCGGGATGAGCGCGGGCCAGGCCAGCTCGACGGCCGTTGGGATGGCCTACCGCGAGATGCAGCGGCAGGCATCGATGCTGGCTTACAAGAACGCGTTCTTCATCCTGTCGGTGGTCATTCTTTCGCTGGTGCCTCTGCCGTTTATCATGCGGCTGCCGGCCAAGAAGGTGAAGCTGGACCCGGAGGCGATGGGACACTAA
- a CDS encoding zinc dependent phospholipase C family protein — MSRLLALLFLILVPLPAVSYSVQTHQQIIDVAWLGSIQPLLLSRYPSLSAADLQQAHAYAYGGSAIQDIGYYPFGSAFFSDLTHYVRSGDFVLSLLHNAQNANELAFAIGALSHYLGDTYGHSLCVNPSVAIEFPALARRYGSVVTYEQDEHAHVRTEFAFDINAIAKDRMAPLAYLRHVGLKVPLSLLARSFFEVYGLHAYQIIGHREQVLRGYQFAVRAFLPRIAYAETLLHRHSMPPPATGPEVATLIATIRQAALENNWDQYRRQPGIGTYSLAGLIFILPKVGVLNNLAIRGPISFTQDLYIRSLNRTTDSLRDALKDIDHIDAVLPNRDLDTGAAVRPGSYRLTDRTYARLLGYIVKTPTQAIPPVLKHDLLAYYADPNAPIETRRHAKLWAQVQTNLATLATVPTLVAAN; from the coding sequence ATGTCCCGCCTTCTGGCCCTGCTCTTCCTTATCCTCGTTCCGCTCCCGGCTGTGTCCTACTCCGTGCAGACACACCAGCAGATCATTGACGTCGCGTGGCTGGGCTCCATCCAGCCCCTTCTTCTCTCCCGCTACCCGTCCCTCAGCGCCGCCGACCTCCAGCAGGCGCACGCGTATGCCTACGGCGGCTCTGCGATCCAGGACATCGGCTACTACCCGTTCGGCAGCGCCTTCTTCTCCGACCTCACTCACTACGTCCGCTCCGGCGACTTCGTCCTCTCGCTCCTGCACAATGCGCAGAACGCAAACGAACTCGCCTTTGCGATCGGGGCCCTCTCTCACTACCTTGGAGACACCTACGGGCACTCCCTGTGCGTCAATCCATCGGTTGCCATCGAGTTCCCTGCGCTCGCCCGGCGCTACGGCTCTGTCGTGACCTACGAGCAGGACGAGCATGCCCATGTGCGCACCGAGTTTGCCTTCGATATCAACGCCATCGCCAAAGATCGCATGGCTCCGCTTGCCTACCTTCGCCACGTCGGACTTAAGGTTCCTCTGTCGCTGCTGGCGCGATCCTTCTTTGAGGTCTACGGGCTGCACGCCTACCAGATCATCGGACACCGCGAGCAAGTGCTCCGTGGGTACCAGTTCGCGGTACGCGCGTTCCTCCCGCGCATCGCCTACGCCGAGACACTGCTCCATCGGCACTCGATGCCGCCACCGGCCACAGGTCCGGAGGTCGCCACCCTGATCGCGACCATCCGTCAGGCGGCGCTTGAGAACAACTGGGATCAGTACCGGCGTCAGCCAGGCATCGGAACCTACTCGCTGGCGGGCCTGATCTTCATCCTGCCCAAGGTTGGCGTACTGAACAACCTCGCCATCCGCGGCCCCATCTCGTTCACCCAGGATCTCTATATCCGCAGCCTGAACCGCACGACGGACAGCCTGCGCGACGCGCTCAAAGACATCGACCACATCGACGCGGTTCTGCCCAACCGCGACCTCGACACCGGCGCCGCTGTTCGCCCGGGATCCTATCGTCTCACCGACCGGACTTACGCGCGGCTCCTCGGCTACATCGTCAAGACACCCACGCAGGCGATCCCGCCGGTCCTGAAGCACGACCTGCTCGCCTACTACGCCGATCCCAACGCGCCGATCGAGACACGCCGGCACGCCAAGCTGTGGGCGCAGGTGCAGACGAACCTCGCCACGTTAGCCACGGTTCCCACGCTCGTGGCTGCAAACTAG